The following proteins are co-located in the Vigna unguiculata cultivar IT97K-499-35 chromosome 9, ASM411807v1, whole genome shotgun sequence genome:
- the LOC114163493 gene encoding UDP-glycosyltransferase 83A1-like, with amino-acid sequence MASQQNTTQTLINRKIIFQYLIHCCQSLNLAEWWLCNTTHELEPGALSFFPKILPIGPLLRSYDSKIGTTKAIGQYWEEDLSCINWLDEQHHGTVLYVAFGSITLFDQNQFNEFALGLVLTNRPFLWVIREDNKMEYPTEFKGHKGKIVSWAPQQKVLSHPAIACFVSHCCWNSTMEGLSNGVPFLCWPYFAEQIQNGRYICDELKVGLGFDKDQNGVVSCKELKLKVEQLLSNENVKSRSFELKKKLMNNIVKGGESWENLNRFVKWLKE; translated from the exons ATGGCTTCG CAACAAAATACTAcccaaactttaataaataGGAAGATAATATTTCAGTATCTAATACACTGTTGTCAAAGTTTAAATTTGGCAGAATGGTGGCTCTGCAACACTACACATGAACTTGAACCTGGTGCACTATCATTTTTTCCTAAGATCCTACCAATTGGTCCATTATTAAGAAGTTATGACAGTAAAATTGGTACCACAAAAGCAATTGGACAATATTGGGAAGAAGATCTCTCTTGCATAAATTGGCTTGATGAACAACATCATGGTACTGTTTTGTATGTTGCATTTGGTAGTATCACTCTTTTTGATCAAAACCAATTCAATGAATTTGCTCTTGGATTAGTCCTCACCAATAGACCTTTTCTTTGGGTTATAAGAGAAGACAATAAAATGGAATACCCTACAGAATTCAAAGGGCACAAAGGTAAGATAGTTAGTTGGGCTCCTCAACAAAAGGTTCTAAGCCACCCTGCCATAGCCTGTTTTGTCAGTCACTGTTGTTGGAATTCTACCATGGAAGGTTTGTCCAATGGGGTACCTTTCTTGTGTTGGCCATATTTTGCAGAGCAAATTCAAAACGGAAGATACATTTGTGATGAGTTGAAGGTTGGGTTAGGATTTGACAAAGATCAAAATGGAGTTGTGTCATGCaaggaattaaaattgaaaGTGGAACAACTCCTCAGTAATGAGAACGTGAAATCAAGGTCTTTTGAGTTGAAGAAGAAACTTATGAACAACATAGTCAAAGGAGGTGAATCATGGGAGAACCTTAATAGGTTTGTCAAGTGGCTTAAAGAGTAG